The Halomonas elongata DSM 2581 DNA segment AGGGTGTACCACCACTCCACCGAATACTTGATGATCGGGATATTGATCACGCCGACCATGGTCAGCACCGAAGCCGCCCGCGCACCGCTGTCGCGACCGTCGAAGGCGCCCCGCAGGGCGATCACGCCGATGTATAGAAAGAACAGAAGCAGCATCGAGGTCAGGCGGGCGTCCCACTGCCACCAGGTTCCCCAGGTCGGCACGCCCCACACCGCGCCGGACAACAGCGCCACGAAAGTCATGCCGGCGCCCAGCGGAGCCATCGCCGTGGCCGCCATGTCGGCCAGCTTGATCTTCCAGACCATGAACACCAGCCCGGCCAGCGCCATGGCGACGAAGATCGACTGGGCGAGAAAGGCCGCCGGCACATGGACATAGATGATGCGAAAGCTGTTGCCCTGCTGATAGTCGGCCGGCGCGAAGGCCAGCCCCCAGACGATGCCCGTCCCGATCAGCAGCGCCGCCGCCGCCCAGAACCAGGGCGAGAGCCGGGCGCTCAAGGCGTAGAAGCCTTTCGGGGAAGCGAACTTGTGAATGAAGGCCCACATTGACGTGACGATACCTCAACCGTTGAGACTGATACGCAGCGACGCCGCAATCGCCCAGGGCGCGAACACCAGCGCCGCCGCCAGCAATGCGCCGAGCAGGGCCAGATGCGCCGCCACGCTGGTGCCCGCGATCGCCGCCTGGACGGCGCCGGCGCCGAAGATCAGCACCGGTACATAAAGTGGCAACACCAGAAGCGACAACAGAACACCGCCCCGGGAAAGGCCGACGGTCAAGGCCGCTCCGATCGCACCGATCAGGCTCAACGTGGCGCTGCCCAGCGCCAGCGACAGCACCAGCACGGCGTAGCTGCCGGGCGGCAACGACAGCATGACGCCCAGCACCGGCGCCATCAATGCCAATGGCAGGCCGGTCGTCAGCCAATGCACCGCCACCTTGGCCAGCACCAGCAGCGCCAGGGGCTGAGGCACCAGCAACAACTGTTCGAGGGTGCCATCCTCGATGTCGTCGCGGAACATGCCGTCCAGCGACAGCAAGGCGGCGAGCAACGCCGCCACCCACAACAGGCCCGGCGCGATGGTTGCCAGCAAGTCCGGGTCCGGCGAGATGCCGATCGGGAACAGGGTGATCACCAGGGCAAAGAAGGCCAGGGAGTTGAACGCCGCACCGGGGCGTCTCAGCACCACCACCAGGTCCCGACGCATGAGTGCGAACAGGGCCAGCGCCATGCCGGCCTCCGGCTCCCGGCCGGGCACGCAGATGTCCGAACTGGCCTCAGGACGCGACATAAGCCATCCCCTCGCCCAGCCGCACGCGACGCATCGGCACCGACACATCCAGAGGCTGATGGGTCGTCAGCACCACGCTTCCCCCGTCTTGCACATGCGCCGCCAGCCGCATTTCCAGATCGGCCACGCCCTCACGGTCAATAGCGGTGAAGGGCTCATCGAGCACCCAGAGCGGACGCGGCGTCGACTCGAGGCGAGCCAGCGCTACCCGCCGCTGCTGGCCGGCGGAAAGCTGGCCGGCGGGCACATCCTCGAACCCCGCCAGCCCCACCGCCTCCAGGGCCGACATCCGTTGCGCCTCGGTGCCGGCGACGCCGGCCATGGCCTGATACCAGGCCAGGTTCTCGAGCGGAGTCAGGGCGGCCTTGATGCCGGGAGCATGACCGAGATACAGCAGGCTGGCGAGGAAGTCCCGGTGAACGCGTCGCAGCGGCGCGTCCCGCCAGAAGATAGAGCCCTGATGATCCGCGAGTTGCCCGGACAGAATCTTGAGCAGGGTCGTCTTGCCGCTGCCGTTCGGCCCTTCGACACGCAGGATCTCGCCGCCGCGGATCTCCAGGTCGAGATCGCGAAACAGCCAGCGACCGTCCCGTTCACAGGCCAGCTTTCGGGCTTGCAGGCGCAGGCTCAAGGTGCTCTCCGAACCAGGGGAATCTGGCCCAAAACTGTACACGGAAAAGGTTTTCATCGCCAGTATACAAAGATGCCGAAAAGGTGAGCCCATGATGCTCGACGCCAGCGAAGACAGCCTTCTCTTGCCAGATTCATATCGCCTGCTATGCTGACCAAGTACTGTATGAATCGACAGTCATCGCCAACGGAGAGACGTCGCGCCATGCCAAGTCCCACAACACAAGCACAGTACCTGTTCCGCCAGCCCAACCTGCCCCTGGCCTCCTCATGGTTACCCATCGACGCCGATGAGCTGGTGGAGATCCCCCTGCTCGGCCGCGTCTCGGCCGGCATGCCCATCGAAGCTTGCCTGGACGCCGGCAGCATCGAGGTGCCCACGCGCATGGTCAGGCGCAACACCTACGCCCTGCGGGTGCACGGCAATTCCATGATCGATTGCAACATCTTCGACGGGGATGTGATTATCATCGAGCGTCGCGAAAGCGCCGAGAACGGCGAAACAGCGGTGGTGATGATCAACGATCAGGAGGTTACCCTGAAGAAGCTCTACATCGAGAAGTCCGGCGTACGGCTGCAACCGGCCAACGAAGAGATGGCGCCCATCTATCTGCGCAACAGCGATATCCAGGTATTGGGCCTGGTGATGGGTGTGGTGCGACAGCCGGATCTGGCCGCCTGATGCGCTACGCCGTTCCCGACCTCGCCGAGGGCACCTGGCGCGAAACCGAGCTGGAAATCGAGCGCAGCCGCTTCATCACCTGGACCGCACACACCCCGGACGCGACCGCCTTCGAGGCCCTGCTGGCCGAGGCGCGTCGCGCCCACTCCGGCGCCAGCCACCATTGCAGCGCCTTCATTGCCGGTCCTCCCGGCGAACAGAACGCCATCGGCTTCTCCGACGACGGCGAGCCCGGCGGCACTGCCGGCCGCCCCATGTTCCAGGTGCTGGAAGGCGCCGGGCTCGGACAAGTCGGCTGCGTGGTCATCCGCTATTTCGGCGGCATCAAGCTCGGTACCGGTGGCCTGGCACGTGCCTATGCCCAGGCGGTCAGCGAGGCGCTCGACAGCCTGCCCAGGCGTGAGGTCGTCGAACGCATGCCCTTGAGCCTGAAGGTCGACTTCGCCGGCGAAGCCGTGGCCCGCGCCTGGTGTGGCGAGCACGACATTCCCATCGTACATGCCGACTACCAGGCCGACGGCGTGACGCTGACCCTCGGCTGGCCGAGCGACGTCGAGCGCGACCTCGAACCCCTCAACGCCCGGCTCAAGGGGCGAATGACACTGATCGAGCCCGCCTAGTCGCCTGCTCGATGCCTGCCTGGCTCTCGGCGTCGCCCCTTGCCGTATCGCCGATATAGCGCGCTCGCTTCTCCGGCTTGAGCCGGGTGACGTCGACCACCACCAGGCCGTCGGTGCAGTAGCCGAAGCCGGCGTCCACGCCGAAAGCCAAAAAGCGCGCTCCGCCGGGCTCGGCGACATCGATGTACTGCTTGTAGAGGGCCGGCACGCCGGCGCCCATTGCCTGAAGGGCATGGCGCAGGCGCCGGAAATCCTCCTTGGCATCGTCACCCCGCAGCAACCGCTCCACTTCCTGCTGCCCGGCCCGCGACAGCCGGAAGGGAGCCCGAGGCCGGATCCGGGCCTCGCCGTCGCCATGGTAGTGCTGGTAGTAGCCCACCAGCAGCTCCTTGGCCAACGGCGGCATCAGGTTGGGAATGGTCACCGGCCCGAACAGCCAGCGTACCTCGGGGTGCTCGCGCAGGTAGGCCCCCAGGCCAACCCAGAGATAATCCAGGCTGCGCCGCCCCCAGTAGCGCGGCTGCACGAAACTGCGTCCCAGCTCCAGGCCATGACGCCACTGCTCCCAGGGCGCCTGCTCGAGCTGGAAGATCGTCGAGCCATAGAGGCCTTCCGGGCCATGACGGTCGAGGATCGCGCCGACCTCGCCCAGCCGGTAGGCGCCAGCAATCTCGAGATCCTGTTCGTCCCACAGGATCAAGTGGCGATAGTGATTGTCGAAATCGTCCAGATCGCGCTTGTTGCCCGTCCCCTCGCCGACGCGGCGAAAGGTGATCTCGCGTAGACGGCCGATTTCGCGCATCACCGCCGAGTCGGGCCGGCTATCGAACAGCAGGATCCGCTTGCCGTCCGCCGTCTCGCCCAGGCGACGCGCCTCGCGCAGCTCCTCGCGCAGGCGCTGGCGGCTCTCCGGCCGGGCAATGCCGGTCTCGCTGACGAACACGCCCTTGCGGCCACGTCCCAGTCGATACACATGCTTGCGCAACAGCTTCAGCTTGACCGGCGTGGTCAGGTCGTCACGATCGAAGCGTTCCAGCGGAATCAAGCCGCCCACGCGCAGGGCGATCTGACGGTCGCGCTGACGGAACATCTCGCTGGGCAACATCAGGGTCCCGAGCGGTGCGCTCAGCGATGCCAGGCTGTAGAAACGCGAAGAATTGCGACCGCCCACGTGCACCGGCAGGATCGGCGAATTGGTGCGCCGCGCCGCATGCAGAAAGCCCGACAACCACTTGCCGTCGCGAATCCCGGCGGGGCCGGCCCGCGACACCTCGCCGGAGGGGAAGACGATCACCGCCCGATCCTCCTCCAGTGCACCGATCATGCGCTCCAGGCTGCGCCGAAAGCCCTTCCGCGACAGGTTATCCACCGGCAGCATCACTTCGCGCAACGGCTCGATCTGCAGCAAGAGGTCATTGGCCAGGATCCGCACATCGGGACGCAGCTCGGCCACCATCTTGATCAGAGCCAGGCCATCCAGAGCCCCCATGGGGTGATTCGCCACGATCACCACCCGGCCGGTGGCGGGAATGTTGTCGCGATCCCGGGACGACAGAGTGTAGCCGAACCGGAAATAATCGAAGACCTGGTCGATGAATTCGAGCCAGCCCAGCCCTCCATAGCGGGCCAGGAAGTCGTTGACGTCACGCTCGTGCACCAGCCGGCGCAGGCCGGCAACCAGTGGCCTGCGCACCCAGGCAGGCCAGGCCGCGATGCGGGGGGACTTGCCCAGCAGGGCGCTTTCGATATCGATCATCCGACACTCGCTCCAGTCGGGCGCCACAGCGCCGATGCCTCAAGGCTAGGAGCGAAAGATGACAGGAGGATGGCGACCCCGGAACGCGATACGGCGCCCCGAAGGGCGCCGTATCGTCATCACGGCAGGCAAGGATGCCCCATGCAGGGTCAGCCGAGATACTTGATCATCACCCCGGCGGCCACCGCCGAGCCGATGACGCCGGCCACATTGGGCCCCATGGCATGCATCAGCAGGAAGTTGTGGGGATTGGACTCCAGCCCCACCTTGTTGGAGACCCGCGCCGCCATGGGCACCGCCGAGACCCCGGCGGAGCCGATCAGCGGATTGATCGACTGCTTGCTGACCGCATTGAGCAGCTTGGCCATGAGAATGCCGCAGGCCGTGCCGATGGCGAAGGCCACCATGCCGAGACCGAGGATACCCAGGGTCTCGAGGGCCAGGAAGCGGTCCGCCATCAGCTTGGAGCCCACCGAGAGCCCGAGGAAGATGGTCACGGTGTTGATCAGGGCATTCTGGGCGGTATCGGAGAGCCGTTCGACCACACCGCACTCGCGCATCAGGTTGCCGAAGCAGAACATCCCCAGCAGGGGCGCGGCATCGGGCAGGAAGAGCACGACCAGGATCAGCAGCGCCAGCGGAAAGACGATCTTCTCCAGCTTGGACACCGGCCGCAGCTGGGTCATGGTGATCTCGCGCTCCCGGGTCGAGGTCAGCGCCCGCATGATCGGCGGCTGGATCAACGGGACCAGCGCCATGTAGGAATAGGACGCCACGGCGATGGCCCCCAGCAGCTCCGGTGCCAGCAGGCTCGAGACATAGATCGAGGTCGGCCCGTCGGCGCCGCCGATGATGCCGATGGCAGCGGCCTGCTTGAGCGAGAAGTCCATCACGCCCATCGCCGAGAGCCCCACCGCACCGAGCAGCGTGGCGAAGATACCGAACTGGGCGGCGGCCCCCAGGAACAGCGTGCGCGGATTGGCCAGCAGTGGGCCGAAATCGGTCATGGCGCCGACGCCCATGAAGATCACCAGCGGCGCCACACCGGAGGCGATCGCCACGCTGTAGAACTGATGCAGCATGCCGGGGGCATAGCCAGCGCTGACAGCCGCGTCGTTGGCGGCGCGCACCAGTGCCGGCGAAGTG contains these protein-coding regions:
- a CDS encoding heme ABC transporter permease → MWAFIHKFASPKGFYALSARLSPWFWAAAALLIGTGIVWGLAFAPADYQQGNSFRIIYVHVPAAFLAQSIFVAMALAGLVFMVWKIKLADMAATAMAPLGAGMTFVALLSGAVWGVPTWGTWWQWDARLTSMLLLFFLYIGVIALRGAFDGRDSGARAASVLTMVGVINIPIIKYSVEWWYTLHQPATFSITSRPAMPVEMWLPLLIMVLGFYSFFIAVTLTRTRSVILHRESAKRWVRELAGEDG
- the ccmB gene encoding heme exporter protein CcmB, which translates into the protein MALALFALMRRDLVVVLRRPGAAFNSLAFFALVITLFPIGISPDPDLLATIAPGLLWVAALLAALLSLDGMFRDDIEDGTLEQLLLVPQPLALLVLAKVAVHWLTTGLPLALMAPVLGVMLSLPPGSYAVLVLSLALGSATLSLIGAIGAALTVGLSRGGVLLSLLVLPLYVPVLIFGAGAVQAAIAGTSVAAHLALLGALLAAALVFAPWAIAASLRISLNG
- the ccmA gene encoding cytochrome c biogenesis heme-transporting ATPase CcmA; its protein translation is MSLRLQARKLACERDGRWLFRDLDLEIRGGEILRVEGPNGSGKTTLLKILSGQLADHQGSIFWRDAPLRRVHRDFLASLLYLGHAPGIKAALTPLENLAWYQAMAGVAGTEAQRMSALEAVGLAGFEDVPAGQLSAGQQRRVALARLESTPRPLWVLDEPFTAIDREGVADLEMRLAAHVQDGGSVVLTTHQPLDVSVPMRRVRLGEGMAYVAS
- the lexA gene encoding transcriptional repressor LexA encodes the protein MPSPTTQAQYLFRQPNLPLASSWLPIDADELVEIPLLGRVSAGMPIEACLDAGSIEVPTRMVRRNTYALRVHGNSMIDCNIFDGDVIIIERRESAENGETAVVMINDQEVTLKKLYIEKSGVRLQPANEEMAPIYLRNSDIQVLGLVMGVVRQPDLAA
- a CDS encoding IMPACT family protein, whose amino-acid sequence is MRYAVPDLAEGTWRETELEIERSRFITWTAHTPDATAFEALLAEARRAHSGASHHCSAFIAGPPGEQNAIGFSDDGEPGGTAGRPMFQVLEGAGLGQVGCVVIRYFGGIKLGTGGLARAYAQAVSEALDSLPRREVVERMPLSLKVDFAGEAVARAWCGEHDIPIVHADYQADGVTLTLGWPSDVERDLEPLNARLKGRMTLIEPA
- a CDS encoding GNAT family N-acyltransferase produces the protein MIDIESALLGKSPRIAAWPAWVRRPLVAGLRRLVHERDVNDFLARYGGLGWLEFIDQVFDYFRFGYTLSSRDRDNIPATGRVVIVANHPMGALDGLALIKMVAELRPDVRILANDLLLQIEPLREVMLPVDNLSRKGFRRSLERMIGALEEDRAVIVFPSGEVSRAGPAGIRDGKWLSGFLHAARRTNSPILPVHVGGRNSSRFYSLASLSAPLGTLMLPSEMFRQRDRQIALRVGGLIPLERFDRDDLTTPVKLKLLRKHVYRLGRGRKGVFVSETGIARPESRQRLREELREARRLGETADGKRILLFDSRPDSAVMREIGRLREITFRRVGEGTGNKRDLDDFDNHYRHLILWDEQDLEIAGAYRLGEVGAILDRHGPEGLYGSTIFQLEQAPWEQWRHGLELGRSFVQPRYWGRRSLDYLWVGLGAYLREHPEVRWLFGPVTIPNLMPPLAKELLVGYYQHYHGDGEARIRPRAPFRLSRAGQQEVERLLRGDDAKEDFRRLRHALQAMGAGVPALYKQYIDVAEPGGARFLAFGVDAGFGYCTDGLVVVDVTRLKPEKRARYIGDTARGDAESQAGIEQATRRARSVSFAP
- a CDS encoding sodium ion-translocating decarboxylase subunit beta — its product is MTDKLLTLWHGSGLYNLDWGQSVMILVGLVLLYLAINKKFEPLLLVPIGFGGILANIPEAGLALSAAEQAAHQAGPQVLESLASALGVALDPAAGIESARHLLTETLHGDTSPALVRAANDAAVSAGYAPGMLHQFYSVAIASGVAPLVIFMGVGAMTDFGPLLANPRTLFLGAAAQFGIFATLLGAVGLSAMGVMDFSLKQAAAIGIIGGADGPTSIYVSSLLAPELLGAIAVASYSYMALVPLIQPPIMRALTSTREREITMTQLRPVSKLEKIVFPLALLILVVLFLPDAAPLLGMFCFGNLMRECGVVERLSDTAQNALINTVTIFLGLSVGSKLMADRFLALETLGILGLGMVAFAIGTACGILMAKLLNAVSKQSINPLIGSAGVSAVPMAARVSNKVGLESNPHNFLLMHAMGPNVAGVIGSAVAAGVMIKYLG